A single Bicyclus anynana chromosome 19, ilBicAnyn1.1, whole genome shotgun sequence DNA region contains:
- the LOC112052249 gene encoding uncharacterized protein LOC112052249 isoform X1: MDMEQFIESVRSFPCLWNTTAIEYRDQELKDAAWTEVMKETDLASVKEAKLKWKKLRDSYRDALKRQSEMLAKEPGAGQPPKKSYPWKYMAPMQFLQPHMNVRKKAASPPAPPVRDTAQRNGDARSSEESESEPESEPKRKACDRIALIDRKLDFLCKQAQSKRPFTETQYRERRREAGPPAAAPDPLDIFFNSMCQSAKRFPYPAQIKIKKTLFDAVIEAEQALLAEQQSYASLWARAGSSSSSEPDDGADEERRAS, translated from the exons ATGGACATGGAACAGTTCATCGAGAGCGTGCGCAGCTTCCCCTGCCTGTGGAACACCACCGCCATCGAGTATCGCGACCAGGAGCTCAAGGACGCCGCCTGGACCGAGGTCATGAAGGAGACGGACCTGGCGTCAG TGAAGGAGGCCAAGCTGAAGTGGAAGAAGCTGCGCGACAGCTACCGCGACGCACTGAAGCGGCAGAGCGAGATGCTGGCCAAGGAGCCGGGCGCCGGCCAGCCGCCCAAGAAGTCCTACCCCTGGAAGTACATGGCGCCCATGCAGTTCCTGCAGCCGCACATGAACGTGCGCAAGAAG GCCGCCAGCCCCCCCGCGCCGCCCGTCCGCGACACCGCGCAGCGCAACGGCGACGCGCGCTCGTCCGAGGAGTCCGAGTCGGAGCCGGAGTCCGAGCCGAAGCGCAAAGCCTGCGACCGCATCGCTCTCATCGACCGCAAGCTCGACTTTTTGTGCAAG CAGGCGCAGAGCAAGCGGCCGTTCACGGAGACGCAGTACCGCGAGCGGCGGCGCGAGGCGGGCCCGCCGGCGGCGGCGCCGGACCCGCTCGACATCTTCTTCAACAGCATGTGCCAGTCGGCCAAGCGCTTCCCCTACCCGGCGCAGATCAAGATCAAGAAGACGCTGTTCGACGCGGTCATCGAGGCGGAGCAAGCGCTGCTGGCCGAGCAGCAGAGCTACGCCAGCCTGTGGGCGCGCGCcggcagcagcagcagcagcgagCCGGACGACGGCGCCGACGAGGAGCGCCGCGCCTCCTGA
- the LOC112052249 gene encoding uncharacterized protein LOC112052249 isoform X2, with protein sequence MDMEQFIESVRSFPCLWNTTAIEYRDQELKDAAWTEVMKETDLASVKEAKLKWKKLRDSYRDALKRQSEMLAKEPGAGQPPKKSYPWKYMAPMQFLQPHMNVRKKAASPPAPPVRDTAQRNGDARSSEESESEPESEPKRKACDRIALIDRKLDFLCKAQSKRPFTETQYRERRREAGPPAAAPDPLDIFFNSMCQSAKRFPYPAQIKIKKTLFDAVIEAEQALLAEQQSYASLWARAGSSSSSEPDDGADEERRAS encoded by the exons ATGGACATGGAACAGTTCATCGAGAGCGTGCGCAGCTTCCCCTGCCTGTGGAACACCACCGCCATCGAGTATCGCGACCAGGAGCTCAAGGACGCCGCCTGGACCGAGGTCATGAAGGAGACGGACCTGGCGTCAG TGAAGGAGGCCAAGCTGAAGTGGAAGAAGCTGCGCGACAGCTACCGCGACGCACTGAAGCGGCAGAGCGAGATGCTGGCCAAGGAGCCGGGCGCCGGCCAGCCGCCCAAGAAGTCCTACCCCTGGAAGTACATGGCGCCCATGCAGTTCCTGCAGCCGCACATGAACGTGCGCAAGAAG GCCGCCAGCCCCCCCGCGCCGCCCGTCCGCGACACCGCGCAGCGCAACGGCGACGCGCGCTCGTCCGAGGAGTCCGAGTCGGAGCCGGAGTCCGAGCCGAAGCGCAAAGCCTGCGACCGCATCGCTCTCATCGACCGCAAGCTCGACTTTTTGTGCAAG GCGCAGAGCAAGCGGCCGTTCACGGAGACGCAGTACCGCGAGCGGCGGCGCGAGGCGGGCCCGCCGGCGGCGGCGCCGGACCCGCTCGACATCTTCTTCAACAGCATGTGCCAGTCGGCCAAGCGCTTCCCCTACCCGGCGCAGATCAAGATCAAGAAGACGCTGTTCGACGCGGTCATCGAGGCGGAGCAAGCGCTGCTGGCCGAGCAGCAGAGCTACGCCAGCCTGTGGGCGCGCGCcggcagcagcagcagcagcgagCCGGACGACGGCGCCGACGAGGAGCGCCGCGCCTCCTGA
- the LOC112052247 gene encoding ring canal kelch homolog, giving the protein MDAQGDAERERAAAGAGAEACEGDERARHSLVRCASQSSLDESSQRRGADADAGAGAAHAAALLGALARLRRDELLCDVRLQAEGAAPLPAHRAVLAAGSPYFRAMFTQFDERTQPLVLIRGVEPAALAAVLDYVYEPASLRVSERNVQSVLAAASLLQVPGARAAACAFLAAALAPDNALGIRAFADLHACSELADAAARFVERRFVEVLDAEEFLALDADALGALLDSDRLAVPDEEVVLDAVLRWMRHDPEARRARLGALLEHVRLPLLPQDALVARAAAEPLASAELRVKDLVIEALSFHLLRPERRAAAAAACARARPRQPPRAPRALLAVGGQAPKAIRDVEAFDLDGGRWRAAAELPSRRCRAGLAAVGGRLYAVGGFDGTLRVRSVDVYDVATDSWAPGPPLGARRSTLGVAVIGSVIYAVGGFDGAAGLSSAEALDVREGAWRPVAGMSSRRSSVGVGVLDGRLYAVGGYDGASRQCLQSVERYDPAADAWEPVADMAARRSGAGVGVAGGALFAVGGHDGPAVRRSVERFRPGEGWGAAPPMAHARRNAGVAAHHGRLYVVGGDDGAANLASVEVFDPAAEQWSLLGAAMQVPRSYAGVAVVERA; this is encoded by the exons ATGGACGCGCAGGGCGACGCGGAGCGGGAGCGCGCTGC ggcgggcgcgggcgcggaaGCGTGCGAGGGCGACGAGCGCGCGCGCCACAGCCTGGTGCGCTGCGCGTCGCAGTCGTCGTTGGACGAGTCGTCGCAGCGGCGCGGCGCCGACGCggacgcgggcgcgggcgcggcgcacGCGGCGGCGCTGCTGGGCGCGCTGGCGCGGCTGCGGCGCGACGAGCTGCTGTGCGACGTGCGGCTGCAGGCCGAGGGCGCCGCGCCGCTGCCCGCGCACCGCGCCGTGCTGGCGGCCGGCTCGCCCTACTTCCGCGCCATGTTCACGCAGTTCGACGAGCGCACGCAGCCGCTGGTGCTCATCCGCGGCGTGGAGCCGGCGGCGCTGGCGGCCGTGCTGGACTACGTGTACGAGCCCGCGTCGCTGCGCGTCAGCGAGCGCAACGTGCAGAGCGTGCTGGCGGCCGCGTCGCTGCTGCAGGTGCcgggcgcgcgcgccgccgcctgcGCCTTCCTCGCCGCCGCGCTGGCGCCCGACAACGCGCTGGGCATCCGCGCCTTCGCCGACCTGCACGCCTGCAGCGAGCTGGCCGACGCCGCCGCGCGCTTCGTGGAGCGCCGCTTCGTCGAGGTGCTGGACGCCGAGGAGTTCCTGGCGCTGGACGCCGACGCGCTGGGCGCGCTGCTGGACAGCGACCGCCTGGCCGTGCCCGACGAGGAGGTGGTGCTGGACGCCGTGCTGCGCTGGATGCGCCACGACCCCGaggcgcggcgcgcgcggctgGGCGCGCTGCTGGAGCACGTGCGCCTGCCGCTGCTGCCGCAGGACGCGCTGgtggcgcgcgccgccgccgagcCGCTGGCCAGCGCCGAGCTGCGCGTCAAGGACCTGGTCATCGAGGCGCTGTCCTTCCACCTGCTCCGACCcgagcgccgcgccgccgccgccgccgcgtgcGCGCGCGCCCGTCCGCGCcagccgccgcgcgcgccgcgggCGCTGCTGGCGGTGGGCGGGCAGGCGCCCAAGGCCATCCGCGACGTGGAGGCCTTCGACCTGGACGGCGGGCGCTGGCGCGCGGCCGCCGAGCTGCCGTCGCGCCGCTGCCGCGCGGGGCTGGCGGCCGTGGGCGGGCGCCTGTACGCCGTGGGCGGCTTCGACGGCACCCTGCGCGTGCGCAGCGTGGACGTGTACGACGTGGCCACCGACTCGTGGGCGCCGGGCCCGCCGCTGGGCGCGCGCCGCTCCACGCTGGGCGTGGCCGTGATCGGCAGCGTGATCTACGCCGTGGGCGGCTTCGACGGCGCCGCCGGGCTGAGCTCGGCCGAGGCGCTGGACGTGCGCGAGGGCGCGTGGCGGCCCGTGGCCGGCATGAGCTCGCGCCGCTCGTCCGTGGGCGTGGGCGTGCTGGACGGGCGGCTGTACGCCGTGGGCGGCTACGACGGCGCGTCGCGCCAGTGCCTGCAGTCCGTGGAGCGCTACGACCCGGCCGCCGACGCGTGGGAGCCGGTGGCGGACATGGCGGCGCGGCGCTCGGGCGCGGGCGTGGGCGTGGCGGGCGGCGCGCTGTTCGCCGTGGGCGGGCACGACGGGCCGGCCGTGCGCCGCTCGGTGGAGCGCTTCCGGCCGGGCGAGGGCTGGGGCGCGGCGCCGCCCATGGCGCACGCGCGGCGCAACGCGGGCGTGGCGGCGCACCACGGGCGCCTGTACGTGGTGGGCGGCGACGACGGCGCCGCCAACCTGGCCAGCGTGGAGGTGTTCGACCCGGCGGCCGAGCAGTGGTCGCTGCTGGGCGCCGCCATGCAGGTGCCGCGCTCGTACGCCGGCGTGGCCGTGGTGGAGCGCGCCTGA